Proteins co-encoded in one Granulicella cerasi genomic window:
- a CDS encoding exopolysaccharide transport family protein gives MTGLTPPKLRQMVTEAVFRRKTVFWRVFLVVFGLALLASFAIPKRYVSEARLMVQPVRATGPLTTTPTDRLVAANQVSPEEINSEVSLLQSQGVARRALGQSLTAPQSRSEEQDAQTLERHLTVDAVHQTNLIHVEMVGKSPADATATLRRVLNAYFEERGGSGISSGAAGFFDRQAAAKNQQIADDQQKLTQFEVDHGIADLDEQKKLQVESISGLQAQMRGAEAQLAAQRSRTAANKRELSLTPARSRTVERTATNQYSQERLGTSLVDLENRRTELMKRYPPTDRQVVEANEKIATTRAAIAQAGENPAAETTTDVNPVYQQLSSAVALSQGEASAESAQVAEIRAQMKSAQGRLEELEQATAEYNELKRQLAQAQADFTLYAQRRDEARISEALDKARMFNVSLAEAPMASSLPVRPKPVVYMAAGTVAALLLGILAALYADTVGEQVYNPSQLDQRTGMRTIATLAEEDGGVSEANRLEYQRILLAIRQGLESRLDVQGGGRSGHTAAEQDGSLAGYCVAFVSALRGEGSSHLATQLASEASRERFHKVAVLDARLLLRKFETEEDLTFAVRHDEERGFWVLDIAEPGLSVGAGETTAATSLHKTFSSRLRPMLIEARREFDFIFIDCPSLQDSTLAPELARTIDGYVAVVGAGYARKQNIEGMNAALTGITAPLLGWVLTRRTYPVPRWIYGLIG, from the coding sequence ATGACCGGACTCACGCCGCCGAAGTTGCGCCAGATGGTTACCGAAGCTGTCTTCCGCCGGAAGACGGTGTTTTGGCGTGTTTTTCTGGTGGTTTTCGGCTTGGCGCTGCTGGCGAGCTTCGCGATTCCAAAGCGATATGTGTCTGAGGCGCGCCTGATGGTGCAGCCGGTTCGAGCGACCGGGCCGCTAACGACGACGCCGACGGATCGTTTGGTGGCAGCAAATCAGGTTTCGCCCGAGGAGATCAATAGCGAGGTCTCGCTGCTGCAAAGCCAGGGCGTGGCCCGCCGGGCGCTGGGCCAGAGCCTGACCGCGCCGCAGTCGCGCAGCGAGGAGCAGGACGCGCAGACGCTGGAGCGGCACCTGACCGTGGACGCCGTCCACCAGACGAACCTGATCCATGTGGAGATGGTGGGCAAGAGCCCGGCTGACGCGACCGCCACCTTGCGCCGGGTGCTGAACGCGTACTTCGAGGAGCGCGGCGGCAGCGGGATTTCGAGCGGCGCGGCGGGGTTCTTCGATCGCCAGGCGGCAGCGAAGAACCAGCAGATCGCCGATGACCAGCAGAAGTTGACGCAGTTCGAGGTGGACCACGGCATCGCTGATCTGGACGAGCAGAAGAAGCTGCAGGTGGAAAGCATCTCCGGTCTGCAGGCGCAGATGCGCGGGGCAGAGGCGCAGCTTGCCGCACAGCGCAGCCGGACGGCAGCGAACAAGCGCGAGTTGAGCCTGACGCCGGCGCGTTCGCGCACGGTGGAGCGCACGGCGACGAACCAGTACTCGCAGGAGCGGCTGGGCACGAGCCTTGTGGACCTGGAGAACCGCCGTACGGAGCTGATGAAGCGCTATCCGCCAACCGACCGGCAGGTTGTTGAGGCCAACGAGAAGATCGCAACGACGCGTGCGGCGATCGCGCAGGCGGGTGAGAACCCGGCGGCGGAGACGACGACGGATGTCAACCCGGTGTATCAGCAGCTGAGCTCCGCGGTGGCGCTTTCGCAGGGCGAGGCAAGTGCGGAATCCGCGCAGGTGGCGGAGATTCGCGCGCAGATGAAGTCGGCGCAAGGACGTCTGGAAGAGTTGGAGCAGGCGACGGCGGAGTACAACGAGCTGAAGCGGCAGCTGGCGCAGGCGCAGGCGGACTTCACGCTCTATGCGCAGCGTCGCGATGAGGCCCGCATCTCCGAAGCGCTCGACAAGGCGCGGATGTTCAACGTGTCGCTGGCAGAGGCTCCGATGGCTTCAAGTCTGCCGGTGCGCCCGAAGCCGGTCGTTTATATGGCGGCGGGAACGGTGGCGGCGTTGCTGCTGGGCATCCTGGCCGCTTTGTACGCGGACACGGTGGGTGAGCAGGTCTATAACCCTTCGCAGTTGGACCAGCGCACGGGGATGCGGACGATCGCCACGCTGGCCGAGGAAGACGGTGGCGTCTCCGAGGCGAACCGGCTGGAGTACCAGCGGATTCTGCTGGCGATTCGGCAGGGGCTGGAGTCTCGCCTGGATGTGCAGGGCGGCGGGCGCTCCGGACACACGGCGGCGGAGCAGGACGGATCGCTGGCGGGGTACTGCGTGGCGTTCGTTTCTGCGCTACGCGGAGAGGGTTCTTCGCACCTGGCCACGCAGTTGGCCAGCGAGGCGAGCCGTGAGCGCTTCCACAAGGTGGCCGTTCTGGACGCGCGTCTCCTGCTGCGGAAGTTTGAGACGGAAGAGGACCTGACGTTCGCTGTTCGACATGATGAGGAGCGCGGTTTCTGGGTGCTCGACATCGCTGAACCTGGGCTGAGCGTTGGTGCGGGAGAGACGACCGCCGCGACGAGCCTGCACAAGACGTTCTCGTCGCGTCTGCGGCCGATGCTGATCGAAGCGCGTCGGGAGTTCGACTTCATCTTCATCGACTGCCCGAGCCTGCAGGATTCGACGCTGGCGCCTGAACTGGCGCGCACCATTGACGGCTATGTGGCGGTGGTGGGCGCGGGCTATGCGCGCAAGCAGAATATCGAGGGCATGAACGCGGCGCTCACCGGCATCACGGCTCCGCTGCTGGGCTGGGTACTGACGCGACGGACGTATCCAGTGCCGCGGTGGATCTACGGGCTGATCGGCTAG
- a CDS encoding sugar transferase → MHAQTTSPITIPAGLAAEQAAASSWSWYSPQSPASLVRRMCSSAARVADLASLAIALMLALLASDAGNAFSFAHLFQVRFSVGSLTIAAMLFAAWKAVFWMSGMYEPRLNRTPGAFLWRVPMAMSFCAVVALAVFRFELHSFVEAARSAGVFWFAGMTLMFAVRMAYVTYDEYVRPSRREPRNLLVIGTGGRARSMTMALASHPEYRYQLTGFVDSDPQPGCAGVAPVLGGVSDLERLLMQQPIDEVLIALPVKSRFDEIQEVISICGRAGVTTQYNADFVNTTVAKHQTYDHATGSQVVEMVHDDHRLYLKEAFDRSAAAIGILLLAPVFAVVALAIRLESKGPVFFIQKRYGRNKRTFGMFKFRSMVVDAEAQMVNLEAKNENDGPMFKMRNDPRITRVGRLLRRTSLDELPQLLNVLFGHMSLVGPRPLPNRDVERFSELDATRRFSVKPGITGLWQVSGRSNTNFEQTIQLDLRYIDRWSLLLDTKILARTLSAVLRGSGAY, encoded by the coding sequence GTGCACGCGCAAACCACGTCTCCCATCACGATCCCCGCAGGCCTTGCCGCAGAACAAGCGGCCGCTTCGTCGTGGTCCTGGTACAGCCCTCAATCTCCGGCATCGCTGGTGCGTCGCATGTGTTCGTCTGCCGCCCGCGTTGCTGACCTTGCATCTCTCGCCATCGCCCTGATGCTGGCGCTACTGGCCTCTGACGCAGGCAATGCCTTCTCGTTTGCCCACCTCTTTCAGGTCCGTTTCTCGGTCGGCTCGCTCACCATCGCCGCCATGCTCTTCGCCGCCTGGAAGGCGGTCTTCTGGATGAGCGGCATGTATGAGCCGCGTCTCAATCGCACCCCCGGCGCATTTCTCTGGCGCGTTCCGATGGCGATGAGCTTCTGCGCTGTCGTCGCGCTCGCGGTCTTCCGCTTTGAACTGCACAGCTTCGTCGAGGCCGCTCGCTCCGCAGGCGTCTTCTGGTTCGCGGGCATGACGCTGATGTTTGCGGTGCGCATGGCCTACGTCACCTACGACGAGTACGTCCGCCCCTCGCGCCGCGAGCCGCGCAACCTGCTCGTCATCGGCACCGGTGGCCGCGCGCGCTCCATGACCATGGCGCTGGCCTCGCACCCCGAGTATCGCTACCAACTCACCGGCTTCGTGGACTCCGATCCGCAGCCCGGCTGCGCTGGCGTCGCTCCCGTTCTCGGCGGAGTCTCCGACCTCGAGCGCCTGCTGATGCAGCAGCCCATCGACGAAGTGCTGATCGCCCTGCCCGTCAAGAGCCGCTTCGATGAGATTCAGGAAGTCATCTCGATCTGCGGTCGCGCAGGCGTCACCACCCAGTACAACGCGGACTTCGTGAACACGACCGTGGCGAAGCATCAGACCTATGACCACGCGACCGGCTCGCAGGTCGTGGAGATGGTGCACGACGATCACCGCCTCTACCTGAAGGAAGCCTTCGACCGGTCCGCCGCAGCCATCGGCATCCTGCTGCTCGCGCCGGTCTTCGCGGTCGTCGCGCTTGCGATCCGTCTTGAGAGCAAGGGACCGGTCTTCTTCATCCAGAAACGCTACGGCCGCAACAAGCGCACCTTCGGCATGTTCAAGTTTCGCTCCATGGTCGTCGACGCAGAGGCGCAGATGGTGAACCTCGAAGCGAAGAACGAGAACGACGGCCCGATGTTCAAGATGCGCAACGATCCGCGCATCACTCGCGTTGGCCGCCTGCTGCGCCGTACTTCGCTGGACGAGTTGCCGCAGCTGCTCAACGTGCTCTTCGGCCACATGAGCCTCGTCGGTCCGCGCCCCCTGCCCAACCGCGACGTCGAACGCTTCAGCGAACTCGACGCCACGCGCCGCTTCTCGGTGAAGCCCGGCATCACCGGTCTGTGGCAGGTCTCGGGTCGTTCGAACACAAACTTCGAGCAGACCATCCAGCTCGATCTTCGCTACATCGACCGCTGGAGCCTTCTGCTCGACACGAAGATCCTCGCGCGCACGCTCAGCGCGGTGCTGCGCGGCTCGGGCGCGTACTAG
- the ftsY gene encoding signal recognition particle-docking protein FtsY has product MAFSFFNRRKDEPETPAAESSPEANEPRSLFERMRSAVTRTRESLSTTLGTVVALTREVDDASLDDLEFALLASDIGAPTTNEIIGRLRDRALRQGIASGAELRELLKAEILRILTSVAKPVYAPSNPPEVVMMVGVNGTGKTTTSGKLAALYRREGRSVLLCAADTFRAAAIEQLEVWSQRSGVDLIKTKQGGDPSAALFDAASAAKARATEILLVDTAGRLHTKADLMKELDKMVRTSDKVVPGSPHQTLLVIDATTGQNGLQQARLFTEAAKVTGIVLTKLDGTAKGGIVVAIAHELGLPVRYVGIGEKIEDIIEFDPVAFTESLLG; this is encoded by the coding sequence ATGGCCTTCTCGTTCTTCAACCGGCGCAAAGATGAGCCGGAAACTCCCGCAGCAGAGTCTTCCCCCGAAGCCAATGAGCCGCGTTCGCTTTTTGAGCGGATGCGCTCGGCCGTCACGCGTACCCGCGAGTCGCTCTCGACGACGCTCGGCACCGTCGTCGCGCTTACGCGCGAAGTGGACGACGCCTCGCTCGACGACCTCGAGTTCGCGCTGCTCGCCTCCGACATCGGCGCGCCAACGACTAACGAAATCATCGGTCGCCTCCGTGACCGTGCGCTGCGCCAGGGCATTGCCTCCGGCGCCGAACTGCGCGAACTGCTGAAGGCCGAAATCCTCCGCATCCTCACATCGGTCGCCAAGCCTGTTTACGCTCCGTCGAACCCGCCTGAAGTCGTCATGATGGTCGGCGTCAACGGCACCGGCAAGACGACGACCTCCGGCAAGCTCGCCGCGCTCTACCGCCGCGAGGGCCGCTCTGTGCTGCTCTGCGCCGCCGATACCTTCCGCGCCGCCGCCATCGAGCAACTCGAAGTCTGGAGCCAGCGTTCTGGCGTCGACCTCATCAAGACCAAGCAGGGCGGCGATCCCTCAGCCGCGCTCTTCGACGCGGCCAGCGCTGCGAAAGCACGCGCCACCGAAATTCTCCTCGTCGACACCGCGGGCCGCCTGCACACCAAGGCCGACCTGATGAAGGAGCTCGACAAGATGGTGCGTACTTCGGACAAGGTTGTCCCCGGCTCGCCGCACCAGACCCTGCTCGTCATCGACGCCACTACGGGCCAGAACGGCCTGCAGCAGGCCCGCCTGTTCACCGAGGCGGCCAAGGTCACCGGCATCGTGCTGACGAAGCTCGACGGCACCGCCAAGGGCGGCATCGTCGTCGCCATCGCGCACGAACTCGGCCTGCCGGTCCGCTATGTCGGCATCGGCGAAAAGATCGAGGACATCATCGAGTTCGACCCGGTCGCGTTTACCGAATCGTTACTTGGTTGA
- the ribD gene encoding bifunctional diaminohydroxyphosphoribosylaminopyrimidine deaminase/5-amino-6-(5-phosphoribosylamino)uracil reductase RibD: MPWLPDDERFLHHALTLAADAAAFASPNPAVGCVLTTASGQVLGEGAHHYDQRDHAEIAALKQAAALGRSVQGATAYVTLEPCSITGRTGPCADALISAGIARCVIATADPNPAVHGNGIAKLRAAGIEVEVATPTSPLGQQARRLNDAFAFSIVHGRPFVTLKAALSTDGKLAPPPASRMSTAPHWLTGEAARADVQQLRHASDAILTGIGTVLADNPSLTDRTGLPRRRPLLRIVLDSQLRTPLDSQLIRTASDDLLLLASHDAPQANEQQLLAAGAQIFRGTFAEALQHLHTLGLRSLLIEAGPTVNGAFLNLQLADKLVLYFAESELGPQAVPFAANGLSPFALQETLTSPTRTTFPHGNGEDIRITGYLHDPWK, translated from the coding sequence ATGCCCTGGCTGCCAGATGACGAACGCTTCCTACACCACGCGCTAACGCTCGCCGCGGACGCTGCTGCGTTCGCCTCACCGAACCCCGCCGTCGGCTGTGTGCTGACGACTGCCTCGGGACAGGTGCTTGGCGAAGGCGCACACCACTACGACCAACGCGACCACGCCGAGATCGCCGCGCTAAAGCAAGCTGCGGCTCTCGGGCGAAGCGTCCAGGGCGCCACCGCCTACGTCACCCTCGAACCTTGTTCCATCACCGGTCGTACTGGCCCCTGCGCGGATGCGCTCATCTCTGCAGGCATCGCTCGCTGCGTCATCGCGACCGCCGACCCGAACCCCGCCGTCCACGGCAACGGCATCGCGAAACTCCGTGCCGCTGGCATCGAAGTCGAAGTCGCCACCCCAACATCCCCACTAGGCCAGCAAGCCCGCCGCCTCAACGACGCATTCGCCTTCAGCATCGTTCACGGACGCCCCTTCGTGACGCTCAAAGCCGCGCTTTCCACCGACGGCAAGCTCGCTCCTCCGCCAGCAAGCCGCATGTCCACAGCGCCGCACTGGCTCACCGGCGAAGCCGCGCGAGCCGACGTCCAACAACTCCGCCACGCTTCCGACGCGATCCTGACCGGCATCGGCACCGTGCTCGCTGACAATCCTTCGCTCACCGACCGCACCGGCTTGCCGCGCCGCCGCCCGCTGCTTCGCATCGTGCTGGACTCGCAACTGCGCACGCCGCTCGACTCACAGCTCATCCGCACCGCGAGCGACGACCTGCTGCTCCTCGCCAGCCACGATGCCCCACAGGCCAACGAGCAGCAACTCCTCGCAGCCGGCGCGCAGATCTTCCGAGGCACCTTCGCCGAAGCCCTCCAACACCTCCACACGCTCGGCCTCCGCAGCCTTCTCATCGAGGCAGGGCCTACGGTCAATGGCGCGTTCCTGAATCTGCAACTCGCGGACAAGCTCGTCCTCTACTTCGCCGAAAGCGAACTCGGGCCGCAAGCCGTTCCCTTTGCCGCGAATGGCCTCTCACCCTTTGCGCTACAGGAAACGCTCACAAGCCCCACCCGCACCACCTTCCCCCACGGCAACGGCGAGGACATTCGCATCACCGGCTACCTGCACGATCCGTGGAAGTAA
- a CDS encoding riboflavin synthase — MFTGLIETTGTVLSLSPAAGGAMRLIVAAPALAGRWETGDSIAVNGTCLTAIPVQDAGNEHPGRFAADLAEETIRRTTLTRLVPGSLVNLELPTPSGAPMGGHVVQGHVDGVGTLIALEALNADLDRTDWRMTVQAPPALAPSIVQQGSITIDGISLTVAKLHPTAADGSARLEIAVIPHTYKSTNLRSLLSGAEVNLETDVLARYAARQAEFAAVQAPMIDYTLQPAAPRPGGLTIASLIARGY, encoded by the coding sequence ATGTTCACCGGCTTGATCGAAACCACCGGCACCGTTCTCTCGCTCTCCCCCGCAGCAGGCGGAGCCATGCGCCTCATCGTCGCCGCGCCCGCCCTTGCGGGCCGCTGGGAGACCGGCGACTCCATCGCGGTCAACGGCACCTGCCTCACCGCGATCCCCGTGCAGGACGCAGGCAACGAGCATCCTGGCCGCTTCGCCGCCGACCTCGCCGAAGAGACGATCCGGCGCACCACGCTCACGCGGCTTGTCCCGGGCTCGCTGGTCAACCTCGAGCTTCCTACACCGTCCGGTGCGCCCATGGGCGGACACGTTGTGCAGGGCCACGTCGATGGCGTCGGCACGCTCATCGCACTCGAGGCGCTGAACGCCGACCTCGACCGCACTGACTGGCGCATGACCGTGCAGGCCCCGCCAGCGCTCGCGCCCAGCATCGTGCAGCAAGGCTCCATCACCATCGACGGCATCTCGCTCACGGTCGCTAAGCTCCACCCGACCGCAGCCGACGGCAGCGCACGCCTCGAAATCGCGGTCATCCCGCACACCTACAAGTCGACCAATCTGCGCTCGCTGCTCTCTGGCGCCGAGGTGAACCTCGAAACCGACGTGCTCGCTCGCTACGCCGCACGCCAGGCCGAGTTCGCCGCGGTGCAAGCGCCCATGATCGACTACACCCTGCAACCCGCAGCCCCCAGGCCCGGCGGGCTCACCATCGCGTCGCTCATCGCGCGCGGCTACTAA
- a CDS encoding HAD family hydrolase: MKLTIPQGDFDAYLFDCDGTIVDSMPLHYVAWHKMLAEYNCPFPEEQFYAYGGLPVETILEMLNEQHGLSMPVKQVAHEKELYYQGLVHTIDGIPMTIDHIHDKHGKIPFAVVSGSPRKSVVDSLEALGLLDKFEVLVCAGEYSKGKPHPEPFLKAAELLGVDPKRCLVFEDAQPGIDAAEAAGMQWVRVPLPKERLAAAEAAR; encoded by the coding sequence TTGAAACTGACCATTCCCCAAGGCGACTTCGACGCCTACCTCTTCGATTGCGACGGCACCATCGTCGACTCCATGCCGCTGCACTACGTGGCCTGGCACAAGATGCTCGCCGAGTACAACTGCCCCTTCCCGGAAGAGCAGTTCTACGCCTACGGCGGCCTTCCCGTGGAGACGATCCTCGAAATGCTCAACGAGCAGCACGGACTTTCCATGCCCGTGAAGCAGGTCGCGCACGAGAAGGAGCTCTACTACCAGGGCCTCGTACACACCATCGACGGCATCCCCATGACCATCGACCACATCCACGACAAGCACGGCAAGATTCCCTTTGCCGTCGTCAGCGGCTCGCCGCGCAAATCGGTCGTGGATAGCCTCGAAGCACTTGGACTCCTCGACAAGTTCGAGGTGCTCGTCTGCGCCGGCGAATACAGCAAGGGCAAACCACACCCCGAACCGTTCCTCAAGGCCGCCGAGTTGCTTGGCGTCGATCCGAAGCGCTGCCTCGTGTTTGAAGACGCCCAACCCGGCATCGACGCCGCAGAAGCCGCAGGCATGCAGTGGGTCCGCGTCCCGCTGCCGAAGGAACGCCTCGCCGCCGCAGAAGCCGCGCGCTAA